A genomic window from Diospyros lotus cultivar Yz01 chromosome 2, ASM1463336v1, whole genome shotgun sequence includes:
- the LOC127795838 gene encoding RING-H2 finger protein ATL3-like, which translates to MGDSSEWSRALSDSRGKIMAAGLVVLFVVMVFVLFLHLYAKWFWYRREEEEESSSSAGTRRRRRLDFTPGYQDPAVAGGTRRGLDPSVLKTLPVLIFNPKDFSDGLECAVCLTELAGGDKARLLPKCNHGFHVDCIDMWFQSHATCPICRNPVSAQSPSEFPRSETHQTESPSFPTNVLFWGNQTQVSTLGSALEEDRQASSSSSSSSSSSPPPSQADGILVIDISRQIQIADEEEPKSPVTTRLRSLKRLLSRDRRVNPCGPSVDAEPASRA; encoded by the coding sequence ATGGGGGACTCGTCGGAGTGGAGCCGGGCGCTGAGCGACTCGCGAGGCAAGATCATGGCAGCCGGCCTCGTCGTCCTCTTCGTCGTAATGGTCTTCGTCCTCTTCCTCCACCTCTACGCCAAGTGGTTCTGGTATCGccgcgaagaagaagaagaatcatcTTCCTCTGCCGGCACACGGCGGCGGCGGCGTCTAGACTTCACTCCCGGCTACCAAGACCCTGCGGTTGCCGGTGGCACCCGCCGGGGCCTGGATCCTTCGGTTCTCAAAACCCTACCCGTTTTGATCTTCAACCCGAAGGACTTCAGCGACGGACTTGAATGCGCCGTTTGCCTGACGGAGCTCGCCGGCGGCGACAAGGCTCGGCTACTGCCCAAGTGCAATCATGGGTTTCACGTGGATTGCATCGATATGTGGTTCCAATCTCATGCCACCTGTCCGATTTGCCGGAACCCCGTTTCCGCCCAATCCCCGTCAGAGTTCCCCAGATCGGAGACTCACCAGACGGAGTCGCCGAGTTTCCCGACGAATGTCCTGTTTTGGGGGAACCAAACTCAGGTGAGTACTCTGGGATCGGCTCTGGAAGAAGATCGTCAagcttcgtcttcttcttcttcctcttcttcttcttctcctcctccttctcagGCAGATGGGATTCTGGTGATTGACATTTCAAGGCAGATTCAGATTGCTGACGAAGAAGAGCCGAAATCGCCGGTGACGACCCGATTGAGGTCGCTGAAACGGCTTCTGAGCCGAGACAGACGAGTGAATCCTTGTGGCCCAAGTGTTG